The proteins below are encoded in one region of Methylobacillus flagellatus KT:
- a CDS encoding response regulator transcription factor, with product MATPLNIVVIEDHDALREVTVAALSGKGHHVVGLESAEALPEQKDISHIDIMLIDLNLPGESGFSLTQRIRRIYPDIGIIIVSANTEAEHKRQGYDHGADIYLTKPASLDEIHAAIQALSRRLKPAPLNAQQIELHLQSLSLRKQGRSVPLNQHETALLQALLRAPDQRLETWQLLEVISDGQHDYSKASLEVLIVRLRKKIASLGTTQNPIRSIRNHGYQLCEPITVPN from the coding sequence ATGGCTACCCCATTGAACATCGTCGTTATCGAAGATCATGACGCCTTGCGGGAAGTGACCGTGGCTGCGCTCTCGGGCAAGGGACACCATGTGGTGGGTCTGGAGTCCGCTGAAGCATTGCCGGAGCAGAAAGACATCAGCCATATCGACATCATGCTGATCGACCTCAACCTGCCCGGAGAAAGCGGCTTCAGCCTTACCCAGCGCATCCGCAGGATTTATCCGGACATCGGCATTATCATCGTCAGCGCCAATACCGAAGCAGAACATAAAAGGCAGGGCTATGACCACGGTGCCGACATTTACCTCACCAAGCCAGCCTCTCTGGATGAAATCCACGCCGCCATCCAGGCCTTGTCCCGCCGGCTCAAACCGGCACCTTTGAATGCCCAGCAGATCGAGCTGCACCTGCAAAGCCTGTCCCTAAGGAAGCAAGGACGCTCCGTGCCCCTCAACCAGCATGAGACAGCCCTGCTGCAGGCATTGCTGCGCGCGCCGGACCAGCGGCTGGAAACCTGGCAATTGCTCGAAGTGATCAGCGACGGCCAGCATGATTACAGCAAAGCCTCGCTGGAAGTGCTGATTGTCCGGCTGCGCAAGAAAATCGCCTCGCTGGGCACCACTCAAAATCCCATCCGCTCGATCCGTAATCACGGTTACCAGCTCTGCGAGCCCATCACCGTGCCGAATTGA